From Brassica oleracea var. oleracea cultivar TO1000 chromosome C3, BOL, whole genome shotgun sequence, a single genomic window includes:
- the LOC106336161 gene encoding fasciclin-like arabinogalactan protein 4: protein MATVNFISHLASPASVYLLFLLSTTAAAINVTTVLSSFPNLSSFSNLLVSSGIASELSGRNSLTLLAVPNSHFSSASVDFTRRLSPPKLADLLRFNVLLQFLSDSDLRRISPSGSAVTTLYEASGHVFAGSGSVNVTRDPASGSVTIGSPSSSKSVTVLKLLETKPPNITVLSVDSFLVPAGIDLTASETLIPPTSGMSPPQAGINLTQILINGHNFNVALSLLVASGVITELENDDHGAGITVFVPTDSAFSDLPENENLQSLPADKKAIVLKFHVLNSYYTLGSLESITNPVNPTLATELMGAGSYTLNISRVNESIVTINSGLVLAIVTQTAFDQNPVSVFGVSKVLLPKELFPKPGQPVSTPATTTPPREVSLSPEGSDDQQSRLVAPPGEGVSSSTVKRTRVFLYLCWCIAFWCALLV, encoded by the coding sequence ATGGCGACCGTAAATTTCATTTCCCATCTCGCCTCTCCTGCATCCGTCTATTTACTATTCCTACTCTCCACCACCGCCGCCGCCATCAACGTCACCACCGTCCTATCCTCTTTCCCCAATCTATCTTCCTTCTCGAACCTCCTGGTCTCCTCCGGCATCGCCTCCGAACTCTCCGGCAGAAACTCACTCACTCTCCTCGCCGTGCCCAATTCTCACTTCTCCTCCGCCTCCGTCGACTTCACGCGCCGCCTATCTCCTCCTAAACTCGCAGATCTCCTCCGTTTCAATGTCTTGCTCCAGTTCCTCTCCGATTCTGATCTCCGTCGTATCTCACCCTCTGGATCTGCAGTTACTACCCTTTACGAAGCTTCCGGCCATGTCTTCGCCGGATCTGGATCCGTTAATGTCACACGTGACCCGGCTTCTGGCTCCGTCACTATCGGATCCCCTAGCTCATCAAAGTCAGTCACCGTTTTAAAGCTCCTCGAAACCAAACCTCCAAACATAACTGTTCTCTCAGTCGACTCCTTCCTCGTCCCCGCCGGAATCGATCTCACCGCCTCCGAGACTCTCATTCCGCCGACTTCGGGAATGTCTCCTCCTCAGGCGGGAATCAATTTGACTCAGATTCTAATCAACGGTCACAACTTCAACGTTGCTCTCTCCCTCCTCGTCGCTTCCGGGGTCATAACTGAATTAGAAAACGACGATCATGGCGCCGGAATCACCGTCTTTGTCCCCACCGATTCCGCTTTCTCCGATCTCCCTGAAAACGAGAACCTCCAGTCGTTGCCGGCGGATAAAAAAGCCATCGTGCTCAAATTCCATGTCCTCAATTCGTATTACACACTCGGTTCGCTCGAATCTATAACCAATCCGGTTAACCCGACATTAGCTACTGAGCTAATGGGAGCCGGTTCCTACACTCTCAACATTTCCCGGGTTAATGAATCGATCGTTACTATCAATTCGGGTTTGGTTTTAGCTATTGTGACTCAAACGGCTTTTGATCAGAACCCTGTTTCTGTTTTTGGAGTATCCAAAGTGCTTTTGCCCAAGGAGCTGTTTCCAAAACCGGGCCAACCCGTGAGTACTCCTGCCACAACAACTCCTCCACGTGAAGTTTCGTTGTCCCCAGAGGGTTCCGATGATCAGCAGTCGCGATTAGTAGCGCCTCCGGGTGAGGGAGTTTCCTCCAGCACTGTAAAAAGGACTCGGGTTTTCTTGTACTTGTGTTGGTGTATAGCATTTTGGTGTGCTTTGCTGGTATGA